The nucleotide window CTTGACTCCCTTCAGCTCTGCTCCTCACTTGTGCCCTTTTGCTGCTGTTTTGTGTCTTCTGTGTGGTGTGGTAGCTCAGATCAGATGTCCCAGTCATCTATCCACCCAACCTGCGTCTTTGCCCCTCCACTGGGGTGAGGTTCTCGGACTCCTCCCTTGCCTCTCCCAAGTTGAGTTCAACACACGTTGTCCACCTCCAAGAGATGCCGAGGGGAATAAAACATGGTTTGTCCTTAGGGAACCGGTGTTACAAACTCTGGGAACCAGTCACCGGCAAGGTAACATGCTAAGTGCCAGGAAAGACAGTCACCAAGCATTGCAAAATTGCCTGTGTACACTCAGCTCTCCTGGTCTGGCTGCCACTTTTTAACCCTTAGTTGCACAGGcatccattcttcttcttcttttttttgtaatgcttatttatttttaagagagagagggagtgagcccgaggagcagcagagagagagagaagggtataGAGGAcctcaagcagcctctgcactgtcagcacagagcctgatgtggggcttgaactcatgaaccatgagatcacaacctaagccgaagtcggatacttaaccgactgagccacccagtaccccATGTCCATTATTCTGTAAAAAGTATGGGTTGTTTTCCTGAGGAGGCAACAAGTAGTGTCTGCCTCTGTCACTTCCTTATAGTTTACACAGAGCAAGGGACGTGCTGAGCACCAGGCCACAAAGCATGCCTGTGGACAAATGCTCCTGTGCTCCCAGGAGAAGACGGGGATTTTTGGAGGCTGCTCAGAGCTCATCCCCATGTATGTAATATTTAAGAGTTCAGAATCTTTAGAAGGTTGGCTCACAATGAAAAATCGCCTCAAGTCTATGTTTAAggaaagtctttatttatttatttaaagagagacagcatgcacaggggagtggcagagagagagtgagggagacagagaaccccaaacagcCTCACGCTGTCAGGaccctcatgtggggcttgatcccatgaccctaggatcatgacctgggctgaaatcaagagatggatgcctaactgactaagccactcaagtgcccctaagaaaagtctttttaaagCTCCACTTATAATACTTGACCTGCACAACCATCCACACTTGTATCCGAAAAGCTTCTGCATACTGGCAAATGTTACTATTATACGTGTAGAAACTGTCAGGAGGGACCGTGTTCAAACATCTAACATGCTGCTCCCATGTCCCCTTGAAGACTTGTACAAGGGACTCTAAGTTCCCAGGAGGTGCTGTGCAATAGCTTCTTTGAACATTTCTTCAGAAGTGGAAATGTCtcatacagaaaaggaaggaatgcggcacctgggtggttcacggtttgtgggttcaggccctgcatcaggctctgggccaacagtatggagcctgcttgggattctctctctctctctctctctctctctctctctgtctctctcaaaataaatgaatacactttaaaaaattttttaaaaaagggaggaatGTCTCTGTGGGTAACACTAATGTGATACTCTGCAGCCCCATCTGATGTAAGGGATTTTGTTACCCTGTGAGCTAAACCTGGGTTAGTCTTGATGATACATGTACACATTTCAAACAAAAAATGCCATTAAAAGGGTGATTGATTTGGACACCATCATTACATGGATTTCTCTTTCTAGTGTGTTCTGTCATACGCTAAATCCAGGCTGTCATATACACTTAGCATCTtagtaaatatttcctgaatgaatgaatgaaacacaaACCCTTCCCCAAGGCTGATGCCTCACCTAACAAAAGCACTGTGGATTGCAGACAGCAGAGAGGGTTCGAGAGAAACTGGCAGGGACACCAGCACGTGTAGGGTGCCGGGAGTGGCCCTGGGGAACAGCCTCCAGGGAGGGTCCAGGAGTGAAAACCACACTCTGCAATGATCCCTGACCCAGCCACCCTGGGTCTTTCTAGGACTCCCCTCTCTTGTTACAGTCAATTGTCAATACACAAGGACACTCTTTGCTGGGATAGAGAACAATTTTAGATCTTAGaacaacttttcatatttttttaccACAACCCAcagtaaaaacacattttattttctgaaccaGGAATGATACCAGCCACTATATGATTGAAACAAGTTTCACAAGATGATAATTACCCTTACTACAAGTGATGGCCTGATTCCTCTATTCTCTTCTTGCCCCACTacttcctacaaaaaaaaaagaaaagaaaagaaaagagacacagTCCAGTGATTTCACAGTCTAGTGATGGGTGAGACCAGcatttcaaaaacaagcaaacagtgGTCTGCAGGAGAGATGGGCCTCAGACATTCCATCCCAGGGTCCACACGACAAAAGAAGGGGGATCCTCCTCACTGCCATGCCTGGGAACACACTTGGGTCACAGGAAAGTGTGATGTAAATCCCTCATCTCTCTAATCTGACCAAAAAAGCTCAAAGGAGAGGCCTTTGCTTCTGTATCTGTAacattttacacttaaaatatcAGTAAGGTTCTTAACCATGATCTTCCATAGGGAAGAGGCCTGGTCTGACTGCCCCAAAGAGACACTCACATGCGTGGAGAGACTGTGTGGCAGGAGCTCCAGCACGTCCCTACTTAGTGCTCCCAAGCAGAGGCAGTGGCATAAGGCTGGCACCTCCACTGTGAGAGCCCTGCTGTCTCAACAGTGTGGCTCAGGCCACCAGATTTCGTAAGAGTTCCtgaggaggggggatggggagttGGCTCTGTGGTAAGTCCAGGAAATGCTGGGTGAAACAACAATCTGGGGCTTCTGGTGTGATATGTGCTGTGGTGACTCTCAAGGAGGGGGCAGCTATGCGGTGCTTTCCCACCATATTTGACCACAGGGTCCTTTTTGCAAATAATCACCCAAAACTGCAGAATACAGTTTAGGGCCTGCTGCCCCCAGTGGCCACTATGTGCTTCTGCCGCTAGCTCAGAGAAACAGTGTAGAAGAGACACTTCTCTGCTGTACCAGttgagggcagggccagggtgtTAGCATCCTTTATGGGGACTTgaaggcacccctgtgtttagtTAATTACATGGAAACGTGACAGAACTTTGTCAGCACGTTGAGCAGAGTCTCTCTGGTTTTCCCCTTTACCGTTTGTAGTTTACAACTCAGCACTCTGCgccctgcccacctccagggGGCGCCATTCATATAGACCGTGGTGTGAACGAGGCCCCCTGGAGCTGGGCAACCGCAGCCCTCTGAAGACAGTTCTGTGTTTtaaactaaaacacaaaacagttACAGAGCTGTTGGTCAGAATGCCCAAGACATTCTCCTTCACCCTTGACGGCATCCGTGGACCCTTGTGTTTTTTCACTAAGAGCAGTTTCTCAGGGTGGGAGTGGGTAAGAATCTTAAAGATTGGAGTTCGGACTCAGACCCACCAGTTCCTGTCTGGGAAATGTAAGATTTAGTTCCATCACCAGTAAAACAGGAATGATGACAACTCTTATCCCACCAAGCTGAGGCAAATCAGATCTTCATAAATGTCATTAGTAGTCACTCTGTCAAGAAGCCAAGTCCTGCTGCAGCTCCCTGCTCTCAGGCTTCTGTGCCCAGGTTTGTTACCTCACGGCAATGGCGCCCGGCAAGCCCCATGGGCAGTGTTGGGGACAAGTGGGTTGCAACACAGTGCATATGAACAGCAGTTCTGAAAGACAGTGTTGTTCCTAAACTCTGTGATTTGTTCTGAGCCAGGAGTGAGACGGCTGCACATTGGCTTTTACCCAGAATTCCTTTCACTTACTTCTAAACAATTTTGCTACCTTATATAGACATTAAGTAATTTCTTGAATAAAAACTCTTATTATCCTGGGTTCCTTGTATAGGCACCATGACGTGTAtatccaaaacataaaaacaaaatacacccCTGATCTCAGAGGTGACAATTTTCATGGCAGCATCTCTCTTATTACCCAGAAAATGAGCAATCCTATTTCCAAAGTCGAGGAGAATGAAGACTTAGAAAACCTCCCAGAGCACATTTTGTGATGTGGGATTTCGTGAGTCTGAAATGAACACCCttgaggggggggggaaatgGAAGGCGGTTCAATTGCATACCTTGGTTTTAAAAACGAACATCATGCTGACATGTTGTTGACATGATGTTGACATGTTGACCAATTTGCAGAATGTTGACCACTCTTCCCAACTCTTCCTGAGGGCATCAGTACCGCCTCCCGCCCCCTTCAGTCCTGATTTCCCTACAGACCTGTCTTCCCTGCAGTCTCAGCATTGTGGGACAAGGCGACTTGCTTGGCGGTACTGGTTGACGACGTCTGTACATTGGCGCTGGTCTCTGTGTAGCCAGCAGCGTCTCCTCCCATGTCCCCCTCGGTGTCCCTGCTTCGACAGAAACTTCTCTGTCTGGACTGTGTAGCCAGCAGCAGTTTCCAGGCCGCTGCTCTGTACTTCTTTGAAATGAGGTTGTAGAGGATCGGGTTGATGGATGCACTCAGATAGTAAAGTTGCAAAGCAACAATGTTAAAGTACTGAGAGAAGTTCATCATCCGGGAATCTTCCGTATTTATGTAAATGATCCTGCCAACGTGGAAAGGCAACCAGCACACTATAAATGCCAGAACCACCACCACTGCAAAACAAGACACGGGCACCAGAATTAGCTAAAGCATCCGAAAACAAACGAGGGTCCCCAAGATTCCATCTCAAGTAATAAGTAACAGCAAAACAAATTAGATACAGCTTGTACCTAGCCAAATCCCTACCCCGGAAAAACTACCAGGCTGCAGACAGCATCGATATTTGCTTTAAAACTGCATATATGTGTTATCAAGGCTGGACATAAACCAGAAGGAGAAATTTCTACTAACAAGCTGTTCTGGCAGGCTTCCTTCCACAAACCTACTTCAGAGACATGTTCTCTGTACTCCTTTGGAAAGAATTCTGCAACAGGTCTGCACAATCTTTGGTTTTTTGATATGGGTATGGTTCACTTTAGCCTTCAGGATAACTGAacgttaagttaaaaaaaaattagcttaatGTGATCTGCCTCGTCTTCTCAAGGGTACTGTGAATAATTCACATCTGCGGCATCTAACAGAGGCCGGCGGTTGGTTTACCCATCCGGATCAGCGCAGCTCACTGATCCAGCGGCTTTGGAAAATCATTTCGGCTTAGCTGACCCAGGCATCCCACCCTCGGGGGCATCCTGGGGTTACCCAGAGCTCTTGGAGGACTGGAGACGGTTTTCTCTGGAGACGGGAATGACACAAGGAATCGTAACTACAAGAGGAGCTGGGAGACCAGGGGAAGGGGACGCAGCCCGGACCGTGGGTTGGTGTGTTTGGAACAGACGTGGCGCCACTTACGCAGGACGCGGACCGTCTGCCGGTGGCCCTTCTCGCGCCCGGAAGCGGCCGGCACTCGTAGCGGCCCCCGGCTCCTCCACAGCTCCCGGCCAATGAGCCCGTAGAGGAcgctgaggcacagaaagggcaGGAAGAAGTAGGCGGTGGTGACCCAAAGCATGACGCGAAGCGCGCCTAGCTGAGCCGGGCTGGGCCGGCACTCGCGGCTGAACAGAGCCGCGGCCGCCGCGGCCTCGAGCCCCGACGGGGGGGACAGCGGTGGCGCTCGAGAGGACCCGGGGTGCGACGGTGGCGGCGAGGTGCGGGGCGAGGGCGTGAGCGGGGCGCTGCCGTTTAGGTCCGGGACCGCGTCGAGGCCGGGGTCCTGCTCGACGCCCACCAGGAAGAAGAAGGGCCCGGCGGAGAGCAGCGCCACCGCCCAGAGCGCGGCGATGAGGGCGCGGACGCGGCGCCGGGTGACGAGGACGCGGGCACGGAGCGGGCGGCAGATGGCGAGATAGCGCTCGACGCTGAGCGCCGTCATGTGCAGCAGCGTGGCGTAGGTGCAGCCCTCGCCCAGGTAGAGCGAGAGGCGGCAGAGCAGCTGCCCGAACACCCAGGGCCGCGAGCGCCAGAGGCGGTACAGGTCGAAGGGGAGCCCGAGCAGGATGAGCAGGTCGGATACGGCCATGCTGCCCAGGTACAGGTTGGTGGTGGTCCGCATGTCCCGGTAGCGCCCGATCAGCAGCACCGTCACCACGTTGCCGCTCACCCCGACGGCGAACAGGCCCAGGCACACGGCGGTCACAGGCACCAGCGCCTCCAGGGGGAAGGGCGAGCAGAGGCGCTCGTCGCACGGCAGCAGCGCGCCGTCCGCGCCGGCGCTGCTGTTCCAGGGGCTGCCCATGGACGCGCCGCGCCGGCAGGGCGCACGGACGCGCTCGGCGCCCTTCTGCGCCGCCGCACCTCCAGGTGCCCCGGGGGCTCGCCGCAGGGCCCCGCTAGCGAGGCGCTTCCTCGGGCAGCCCGCACGCAGCGGCTCACCCGCCCCTTCCCGCGCTGCCCGAGCTCTGCGGCCTCGCGCGCGGGACCGCGACTTTGCAGGGTCCGCTTTGAGGCCCTCCCTAGCGGGCGGCGCGCAGTCTCCGCCCCCGGCGACCGCCCGCCCCactcccgccccccgccccccgcccgcgcccTCTCTGCCCGACGCGTGCCAGGGAGCTTCCGTCCCCACCGACTGGAACACGGGAGGCGGCCACGGCGCACGAGTCCTGTCCCATCCGGGGAAGCGGTTGCGGAACCCCGGTGAGGTGGGTTACTGACCCCAGCGGAACGCGGGCGCTTTGGTCACTCGAGTACAGAGGGGGACCTTCTTAGGGCCCTCGGCTGGTGGCTGTGTTCAGGCGGTTAGGAAAGGCTGCCTCAATACTGCGTAACAGGAGAGGAGTTTAGAACAGAATCTAGAGTCCCTCCTGGGTTCTAGTTGTGCGTCTACAACCGAATGATCTCGGGCCAGTCCCAGCGTCGCTCAGCCCGGGTCTCCTATTCTGTAAGTGTTCGAGTAGGGATGGAGGGAGTTGACCGGatcatttcacccatcccttaAAACCCTGAAATCGGTGGGCGTGACCATGTCTACTGGTTTCAAAGAACAAGGGTTAAGTATTACATGTATATTTGAATGCTTAAATGCGTTGTGTTGTTCCtatgtacaaaatattttataaaccaaAAAGCAGAGTATTTGCCAACACTAGGAAGAATTAAAATTCTGGGGAAGAGACTACAGCTGATGCACGAGTAGGTGCGTGGTGGTATTAATGACAATAGCTGATGCGCATTGCGTGTTTAGGATGTGTTTGGCCCCTTGCTTTCTATTTAACCCTCATGTCTGTGGGAGCTCATTTTATCCCTGAGCGAAGTGGGACTCACTGAGATCACACAGGTAGCAAGAGGCAGGATGGGGATTTGGACTGTGGTCAGCCTGATTCCGGAGCCTGCGGGCCTGATGTGCCACCAAATCAGCTCTACCCCAGTCCAGCTCCACCCCCTAGGGTCTTTGGAACCCTTTAGTCCCCAAAGCATCATAGATTGCTCTGGACCTTTTCTGCTGAGTTCTGCATCTCTGTGTGGATGGATACATGGCTAGCAGTTTTCCCACCCCTCCTTCTGTGGTTTTAAATCTTCAAGTTCTTCTCCCAAGGTTTACTTCTCCTTTCTGGAACTTGGAACTTCACTTCAACTGGAACTTGGCTTTGCCCTAGGGACACGTTTCCCCTGCTGGCTTAGAGGAGGGGAACCTGTCACCTTGTGCATCACTGCTGTTCCCAGCCGCCCTGACACCCCTGTCTCTATATCTAACTTTCTCTGACTCTGCCttttccagccccctccccatcgCTCACCCTCATTCTTGAAGATTTTGGTGCCTGACCCTCGCTCTCAAGCACTCCTGATAAAAATCACACCACACACAGGAGTCTTGCAATGCGTCTGTCACTCCCCACTATGGATGAGCTGGTCTTCTAGTGCATTCCAGGCAGTGGCTCCTGTGGACATCCCTCACACCCGAGCATCACCAGGACCTCGTCCATCTCGGTGTCAGCCATCTGCTTTCTGAACTCCACCCCTGGCTTTCTAGCTTTCTCGCTTTCTCGCTTTCTCCAATACCTCAACTCTTGCAATCCTCCAGCCACACCGGGAC belongs to Acinonyx jubatus isolate Ajub_Pintada_27869175 chromosome A1, VMU_Ajub_asm_v1.0, whole genome shotgun sequence and includes:
- the MLNR gene encoding motilin receptor, which translates into the protein MGSPWNSSAGADGALLPCDERLCSPFPLEALVPVTAVCLGLFAVGVSGNVVTVLLIGRYRDMRTTTNLYLGSMAVSDLLILLGLPFDLYRLWRSRPWVFGQLLCRLSLYLGEGCTYATLLHMTALSVERYLAICRPLRARVLVTRRRVRALIAALWAVALLSAGPFFFLVGVEQDPGLDAVPDLNGSAPLTPSPRTSPPPSHPGSSRAPPLSPPSGLEAAAAAALFSRECRPSPAQLGALRVMLWVTTAYFFLPFLCLSVLYGLIGRELWRSRGPLRVPAASGREKGHRQTVRVLLVVVLAFIVCWLPFHVGRIIYINTEDSRMMNFSQYFNIVALQLYYLSASINPILYNLISKKYRAAAWKLLLATQSRQRSFCRSRDTEGDMGGDAAGYTETSANVQTSSTSTAKQVALSHNAETAGKTGL